The Topomyia yanbarensis strain Yona2022 chromosome 3, ASM3024719v1, whole genome shotgun sequence nucleotide sequence agttattgaattttgtgtaaaaCTCTCGCAGGTGATTTTTTCGGACGAGAAAAGGTTCAACTTGGACGGGCCGGATGGCTTCAATGGCTATTGGCGCGATTTGCGAAAGGAACcacgatttttttcaaagagaAATTTCGGGGGTGGATCAGTGATGGTCTGGGGTGCGTTTTGTGCATCTGGAAAGCTGGAAATCCAATTTGCTTCACACAAAATGAAAAGCTCTGATTACATTAATGTACTTAGAGCCAGTCTGCTACCAGTGATTCGAAGAAGACGCAAGGCAAAGCTTATTTTTCAGCAGGATGACGCCAGTATACACAAAAGCGCTGAGACATTGGCGTGGTTGACGTCAGAAAAAATTGATGTTCTGGATTGGCCTGCTTGTTCACCGGACTTAAATCCCATTGAGAACCTCTGGGGCATAATGGTCCGACGAATTTACGCAaataatcgtcaattttcaacACCCCAAGAACTAAAATCTGCTATTGTCCAGTCGTGGGAAGAAATTGAGTTGCCAACACTGCAGAGATTGATCCTTAGTATGCCAAATCGTACCTTTCAGACTATAAACCGTTCTGGTGGTGTAACAGACTATTAAATAATTCTTGTTGGTTGATTTAATCATATGATCCACGAAAAACTGCAAGTGGTCGTATCATtttgaaaaacctttttttttttttaaaaaatgctgtATCCGATCTGTTCTGCAATGAAATAAATGATTTCTTGAGCTTATATTCTTAATGTCATTTAATTTCATCTACTATTAAAGAAATAATCATAGAATTATATATCTCCTTTGCATCTTGAATTTTATAGGTGGTTTTATCGTTATGAAAAGCACTGTATTAGCCAATTAGTATGGGCAAAACAATAAGACCGCACTATAAAAATACAAGATCTACCGGATTCGAAAGATACTGCATTTAAAGAATCTCAACCCTTATTCCATTTGTAATTAACTGATATGAGTCAACATGTCTCCGGGCGCACACATTATGAGCCTGACAGTTCGCCCTAACATGTCTCGGACAGAGCCTAACTAATATTTACCTCAGGTGTCGAAAACAAAGCCAACCAATCGGGATTAACTATGCACCTAAAACCGCGTATGAAAGCGGCAGTTTGATCTCGTATCTGCGTGTGCATTCGGAAGTATGCCATGTAGTGGATatagttgatcctaaaagaAATAACTTCATTAGTCACCCACACACTAGCAATGCACCCCAGCCTGCAGTCCACTCACTTATTATCGTTGTTCACTCCCCGTGCCTTTCCACCCGGGTACAGCTCATGCGTTACAATCCTTCCCATCATATCCTCATCAACGCTGAACGTCAGCTCCAAATCAGCCACATCACTTTTGTCGTGCTTGATAAAAGTCAAATTACGGTACAGTTCCTCATCGAGCGATGGCAGCTCATCCATGCAACTGTACAGGGCCTGCTGCGTCTGACCCAGAACCTGCGACAGGAAAAACGATGCGAACGGAACATCCACTACTATACCTTCGTACACTGCTTTTCCCAGCATTCGTCCGACGAACTCAAACAGCTGTAGATGATTTTCCTGCATGTGAGACGTCGGCGAGGGATACAACCGTTGTTCGGTGgtagttttgaaaaggtttaacgAAGGATCGAACACACGTTTGATTGTTTCTTCCAGAAATTCCTTGAACACTCCGTCCTGATCGATACCGGCTTCATCCAGCCCCTGCTGGTTGACGAACCTAACCCGGATAACGCCTTTCAAGGCATGAGGAGGCAAAGCAGCCAGCTGCCGATACCCGTCCTCGACTATCCGATCCCGATGTACCGTAACCAGCGCCGAACTGGGGGACGCACATGCCGATTCCGTTAATCCCAGAACAGCCTTTTCATTTTGTACAAATTTTCTAAACAACTGCACCCGATCCTCGTGCGGGATTATGTGCGGCATCTTTTGCAGCAGAATCTGGGTGTGCTTTTTGCCCTTTTCCAGATCCGTTAGAAAGTGCGACGGTCGAATGTCTCGAATTAGCCAGTGATTTTGAGGAGCGAACGGTCGACGACAGTCGCGACGATACAGACAGAGGAGTAGCGTGTGTGTCGATACAAACAGCGGTGCACTGGTGACGGTTTTAATGTCGAATATCTGATCCTGAATCGTCCGGTACAGGAAGGTGTTGAGGAAGTGCGATAACGCGATGTAATCGTTTAGCGTAAACGGATTCTGCTGTTCGTACATTTCTAGATCGTCCAGAATTCTATAAGAAGAGTAGTTGGTCATGAATACTAAATTAGGATTAACAAATTCAACAACTCACGTGACGTAGTGGGTCATGCAATCGCAAAATAGCGACAACAGCAAAAGTGGAGGTTCGTAGTTCACTTGATTGACCTGCAGCAATTCGATGAAGCCTTTCATTCCGCACGTAGGACCTAGTGAACCCAATAATAGCCACAGATCATGCAGAACGGTGTCGTTGTAACATAGacctaaaatgaaaaatgttcaGCGGTTTTTAAAACCAACGAACATTATTCCCAAATTTTCTCCTAATtcaaataacaaaaatacctgACAAAATATCCAGCCTCAGCTGCGACAGGGCACTGAGAGCCGCCTGATACACCGCACAGGTGAGCGCAACACGCGAAACTTCCGTGCAACCAATCTTCCGATAGTTTTTACTGGTTTTCTTTTCACTCGGCCCTTTGGCTAAACCTCGCTCAAAGGTCAAAGCTCGTTTCAGCAAATTTCCCGTGCTATTCCCACTAGGGATCGTATACTCGATAGCCTCATATCCCACGGCCAGTTCTTTCAGGTTGTCCCCAAGTAGCAGCTTCACCAGCCGATGGTTCCACAGCAGATGGATTTGTTTTTTGATCAGTGGAAGATTTTCGTTCTGCAGCCGTTCCTTTCCGGGAGTGAACCACCCGAGCAGTTCGTGCCACTGGGAACAAGTTCCACCGGATTGTCCGACGCCTGTGAGGATGCCATTCAGCAGTTTGGTCGCCACAAATGTGAACGTAGGATAGGCAAGTTTGCAAGCATTTTCCTGCGGTTCCAGATAGTACAGATGGACGATGTTCGAGAGGAGTGAGAGGAGAAGGCTGTTCTGTAGTGTGTTCAGCACATACTTCATGGAAGCACCGGTGCTAAGGAGGTCCAAGGATCTTTCCAGGATATGGTGTGATTGCAAATTAGTAAGACACTCTTGGGTAAATTGCTCCAGTTGGAAAATTATGCCCGGCACAGAAAGAACCTGCACCAGAAACTGAGACATAAGATTTTCGCTAAAATTACTTGAAATCAGTGGTCTAACTGCCAGCGTCATGATGGCCGTTAGGGAGATGGGTTTTAGTGTTATTACAGTTCGACAGGTTCCCCTCACGAGAACGTTTCTTAAGTTTAGATAGAAGCCTTTCTGAACCAAATCTCCCATGATGTTACTGCACAGCTGGAGCATACCTGGTTTCAGTCCGGCTAGCGATTTGTTTCTCAACAGTACCCAGCTGTTGATCGAGGTAAACGCAACTAACGTGTGCAGATATAAGGCCAATGATATGCTATCGCTGTGACATTCAGGCCGGAGCTGTTCCACTGCCAAGCAGCAACGGTACAGTAGCTTTTTAATGTGCCGTATCCAAGCGAGACTGTACTCTTTGTTTAACGCTACACCGACGTAGCTAGTTTTGGGGGAATCCGACTCCAGACTAGCAATCAGATAGCGACAAAGACGCTCCAGGCGCTGCAAATTATCTGCTTTCGCTAGTGAGCTTGAATTCCATTGCAACAAGAAGTGCGATGCCGCACGGTAGATCTGCATGCATGGTTTGAGCTCGATGTCTTTGGCAGGGTTTGTACCTGGTGGTAATAGCTTATCAAATTCATTTCTAAAAATACAATCAATTAGTACTCTGCGTTCGAATGGTTAAAATTAACAACTTACAAAATCAACCGGCGAAATTTAGTTCTAGCCAACCAACCACGGATGTTCTTCTGCAACAGAACAATCGACTTGTCTTTCTTCTCCTCAATTGCTCGCTCGTTGGCCCTTTCCTCCCGAGCGGCTTTGGTTTGTTCCAGAAAGCTGTCTTTCTTGGTTTCCGTCCTTCCGAACATTATTCCTGATTTCCGTTCCAACCAGCAACGAAGCAAGCCTACCCTGTTATTTCTTCTAATTGAATCAAGTGCCCTTAATTCAATGCGTCCGCAGCTAAATTACGTCCGCAGTTATTAGCGGAATTAGCAAAGCAGCATTAAGATTTGTGCATTACCGCTGGTAGcgtgaaattgtttttgttttgattccaACCGTGCATCCTCCCACATAAACAGAAGAGGGGATATTGTTCAATCAACAGCAGCACAAAAGGAACGAACAGAGAGGCAAGAATGCATCAGGGAAATGTTTCACACAGCGATTATGGGGAGGAAAATCACTTGCAACGCATCCAATTAAACACCAACTTTCACGCCAAATGTATCGATTTTTACAGCAAAAAACTAGTAGAAACTGTTCACTACAACAGGAGCTTACTATTGCACATAATTTCGCGACAATTCGATGCTTTTTTACATtgataaattcattttttcccACCGTCGATCAAATTTTCACTGCTTAATTTTTTTCACTCCTGTCGTTTGCAGctgatttgtttttcttttctcgTTCTCGGATGGAGCTGTCAGGTAAGATATGGATTCTGCTATTCACGGCGGTTTGTGTttgaactgatctagatcagctTAACTCAGAACCGCAACAATGGGAACATGTAATAAATGAGCCTATATTATGGCGTTTGGAGGAACATCAATATCTTTCAATATTGTTGAACTAATGCCGTTTCTAACCAAACGGGATGAACTGAGCTGGTAGCTAACATTTTTTGAGATGCATTAAGGTTAAATGTATAAAGTGGAGCTCTATCAATGGATGTAATAAGAGaataattttattcttcatatAATGGCTAGCGTTGATAATCCCAAgaatagaacagaaaaaaaaataaatacagtCAATTTTGATTTCTTCTATTTGCTTCTATTAAATTgatagaaattttttaaaggATTTAAcagattttgtaaaaaaatacttcaGTTTAGCTGATCGATATAAGCGTAGTCATATTTTTGCAGTCTTGAAGAACCCTCAGTCAGTCGTGTCATTATCTACATTTAGGCGACTGTCTTCATGGATGGTGCAAGCATAAACCGTTCACGCCTGCATCGCCCGCTTTACCAACCACACTTCTGAAATTGGTCCACCCCAAATTCAAATTAGGTCAACCTGTTGCGCACCAACAGAACGAAGAAAGAAATCCGTATTTGTGAATCCAATATTTATTATTAGGAGGATTACAAATTTCCTACAGTATAATATGAGTTAGTTTTATATGCAAGAATAATTCCGTTACACTTACGTTTACTGTTTATACTACACCGACGGTAATCCGGTACCTGACGGTAGATCTTCCTCTCCTTCCTGTGATGCCTGAAGTTGGGCAATTAATGTATATTTGCTACAATATCACTGTCCTATTTTTAGATAATAATGTCTTCCGACTTACCAACTAATATCCAATGCTAATTAATGATCCACTTTGTAATGTTTCGCAAACATGGATTCTGGATATCGGTGCTTGGAATAACTTGCTAATAGGAATTAGGTTTAGTTTTAGGTTTAAATTTATGCATTACGTATGTATATCAGTTCTTACCGTTATAGATGCTTTAGGTAACTTAGTTTAGTTTTAGTTTAGTATATATCTTTTAATTCAATATGAATTCACTAGGTTTAAGAAAACTCGgtagaaaataactatttttactCACGCGTGTGACACTCGGTATGACAGCAGCCTACCTGTCACTTGTTGCGTGAGTGTATTGGCTATCAAGCCGGATTGCGAAGGTGGTGCATTCCGCAGCTGATGTCTGTGGTAGTGAGCAGTGCTGGCAGTGATGATGCGTGCAGACTGATATTGAGTCTGCTAACACACACTAAAAAgaataatgaaaatatttttatttgtcgcacaaaaggataaTCTTCCGTCTgcaccaaaaagttaaaaaagaaATCGCCTTGTGTTACATAGTGCTCATTTGACACGAGCTGCGAAAGAAGAATGttcgtctgtgtgtatgcagcAGAAACGAATCGCCGGCGCGACAAGGTTCGCATTGAttcaaaggattctcgtcccgtATCCCAACACATAGTTATTAGCAAACTCTCCTGATTAGAACGaatatataatgaaaaaaaaattgcgcctttaagggttaataatgctgcattttcaatgtaactgCGGTCGtttcttgtacacaaccctttaatttttttccattgctgatttttcttgcttgctgtcTAATCTTCGTGGTATATCCGACCTGCTCAtatctgctgcaaatatcgtctcCTGTCGAGACACAAACTGATCCGGAAGGGTCGATCATAATTATTTAGATCTTTACAACCAACTTGGTATGGTTTCTTACCCTTCTTGGTACTACTCGTCCCTAtgtatctgctagctggtgctgagagttcctcggcggcggtatttctcccgataccgatgcccttTTTCGCGAACTATTTAGCTGTCAGCAGCTCCAACGGAAAGATCGGCGTCGATAAAATTTCTCCAGATTGCGATATCCAGATTTCCTCCGACTTCATGTTTATCCTGTTTAGTTACTgatgaatgatttttttttactcaaaattaatgggatgaagtttagtcggctttggggaatatctccttatttttgggtaaatttggactccctctctttcgtttttcgttggaggaagtaggatgcacagatttaagattacctactgctaggtaATGCAAGTTTTCTGTGTATTGACTATCAAGCCGGATTGCGAAGGTGGTGCATTCCGCAGCTGATGTCTGTGGTAGTGAGCAGTTCTGGCAGTTTAGTGATGATGCGTGCAGACTGATATTGAGTCTGCTAACAGTCCCCCCCAGGTACGCCAACTTCTGATTGGCTTACACCTCATCGCGACGAACGTCCAACACTGCCAGTTTCGTTGCAGGTCGTTCGTACACACCTCTCGCTGTTTGAACAGTTGCAGATCGGATTTGCCCGTCTCGGCCGACACGCGTGTGAATCACTTTGCCCTTCGGTCAGCAATTCCTCGACAGATTGGAGTCCACGATGACCACTACGTCGCCCAATGAGATTGGCTTGGTATGTGCAAACCACTTCGTTTTCCTGGTAATTTCCGGTAGATAATCGGTGACCCAGCGCCTCCAAAACTGGTTTGCTACAACTTGCGATACTCGCCAGTTTTGTCGTAGGGCAGAGCCGCTGTCGTCCATCGTTTCACGCCACTCGATGAGCCCAGTAAGAAATGGTTCGGAGTTAGTGCAGGGGCCGAATCGTCATCTATGGGAACGTGGGTCAAAGGGCGAGAGTTAACTGTGCTTTCGATTTCGGTAAGTAAACTCCGAAGAATTTCATCGGAGGGCTTTCGTGAAGGTAAAGTTGCCATCAGGTTCTTTTTGACGGTACGGATCAGGCGCTCCCAACTACCACCCATGTGCGGGGCGGTCGGTGGGTTGAATACCCATTCGGTTTCTGGGCTTAGGAACTCCTTCATTATAGCAttttgatcaatcaaatcagcAGCTTCCTTCAGTTCTCGACATGCACCGACAAAATTCGTCCCGCGGTCGCTGTGAATCCGTCTAGGAGTGCCACGACGAGCAATGACGTTGCGAAGTGCCAAGATGCAGGAATCAGTGCTTAATGAATTGACGACCTCAGACAGATGATTAGCATTCCCCATCGTTACTCTACGCGTCTGCCAAGCACGACTTCCATGGGCCCAAAGTAGTCAACTCCTATGTACGTAAAGGGGAGCGAGAAAGCAGCGAGCCGCGCATCTGGTAAGTCTGCCATTATTGGAGGGTTTGGCACCGACGATTCATTTTTGCAGCGTTGGCAGTTTTGCGAACCTTGGCGTAAATGACACGGATTCGGTAGATGTGGTACTTTCCTGCAGTTTTGACTGGGACAGGACTGTCATTTCATCGGGATATGCGGCAAGCTGAGCTAGGCTAATCAAATAGTTTTCCGCCACGCTTAATTCCTCCATTGAAAAAGGTCCCGTTTGGATCGGCTGCTTGCGACGTTTTAAGCGACAATTTGCTGGGAAACGGAAAACAGCTGTGATCACGTTGATCAGGCGCCGCCAATTAGAGCAATACGTCACTCAGCACAGTGGATCAGGAACCGCTCGATGAAACAGTAAATGGGGACGCAGTTCAGTCTTCGTTGAGCAATGAGCAATCGTTGGCTGGGGCCATTCCGACACTGGTTGCCAAAGAAAATCCAGACCGGTAAACCATCTGCTGTTACTCGTCAAATCTGGCCTTCTCTCCCATTTTGTCTCGTCGTCTGCTACGTTAAGTTTTGTAGGGACCCAACGCCACTCAGTAGCTTCCGTAGTTTCAAGGAGTTCGCCGACACGTAATGCTACGAACTGTGTGTAACGTCGATGGTCTGAATTGATCAAGCAGAGAACGTCGCGCGAATCGGTCCAGAACACTCGATTATTGATTGAGATGGAGAGAGACTCGCCAACAGCTCGTGCGAGTCTTGCACCGACTACAGCTGCTTGGAGCTCCAACTTTGGGATTGAGACAATCTTCAACGGTGCTACGCGAGTTTTAGCTGCAACGATTGAGCATTGAGTAACGTCATCGCGAACGAATCTCAGATAACATACAGCTGCTATCCCATTCTCGCTCGCATCAACAAACGTATGTAGCTGCGTATCGCAACTATTCGCTGGGGACGAATGAAGGTTGTAACATCGTGGAATTCGGACCATTTCCACCTGTGGCAGAACTCTCAGCCACCTTTGCCATTTCCTGAATAATTCGTCTCCGATTTTCTCATCCCATTGGACTCTGGATCGCCAAACTTCCTGCAGCAGAATCTTGAGATACACCAAGAAAAGAGCGATAAGTCCGAGAGGATCAAAGATAGTCATCAATACGCGTAGGATCTCTCGCTTAGTCGGTCGTCGCTGGCCTTCCAGCAGTGCTTGGTCGAAACGGGTCCACCCGACTTTGTACGTGAATACATCTGAGGCCATGCACCTCCACATGCCCAAGACTTTCTCAGTGCCCATTTATGACTGCAGATCAAGACTCTTCTCTTCTAGAGAACTGTCCTGTAATCGTGATAGCACTACCTCCGAGTTACTCATCCAGTTGCGTATCTCAAACCCGCCTTCCGAATGTACGTACTTGATGCCCTGTGCTGCTTCTTGCTCCGTGTCTACACTCACCAACAAGTCGTCCACATAGTGACGCTTTGTTATCGATTCGACGGCGGCCGGGAACTGATTGGAGAAGCTATTGGCATTTAGATTCTTGATGAATTGGGCGCTACTAGGGGAGCAGCAGGCTCCAAAAGTCATAACCTGCATAACATAGGTTGCAATTTCGCCGTTTTCGTCATCCCACAAGAAGCGCTGGCATTGTTGATCTTCCTCCAGAATTCGCACTTGGTGGAACATCTCGCGTATGTCTCCGGTCAATGCTACTCGACGCTCGCGgaactgaagcaggatcgtCAGCAACGAACACAGTTGATCAGGGCCTTTCAACAGGACGGAGTTTAGAGACACACCGAAAGCCTTGGCTGCTGCATCCCAAACCATTCTAACTTTCCCGGGTTTATTCGGGTTGGTGACCGGGAATATGGGTAGATACCACACACGTGGTAAGGTTTGGCTCAGTTCATCGTTGGTGAGTTTTCGTTCGTATCTTTTAGACAAGTAATCGGCAATTTTCCGATTTAGGACCTGCGCTAGCACCGGCTTATTTTCCATGCGTTTTTTTCAGACAGTAATGTCGACGCAGAGCCATTGCTCGATTATCTGGCAGGAAGATTGAAGTAGGTGTTGAGCGTGCTGATCATCGGACGAGAGTAGAGTATTAACTGGTTTCGACAGGCCAAGGCTATCCAGCGTAAAATACGCTTTCATAGCTTGATGCAAGGACTCGTCTGTTTCTTGGTCCTGATCGGCTCGACGAACATGGAATGTGCACAGTGCGGAATTAATTGGTCGATCCATTTGCCAGTTACCACAAACCGTCCAGCCTAGACGTGTCTTTACCGCTATCGGATCATCGAACCCCATCTCTCTAGTCTTCTGGACGAGACTTATTCCGGCGTGTTTCATCCCAATAAGGATTCGTGGTCGAGCGTCGAAATACGAATCGATTGGTAGACCTCGAAGGTGTGGATACACATCCGCTAGCTTGTCTACGTTCAGCGTTTGAGGTGGAAGTAACAGCTCCTCGACTGTTCTCACGGTATCCAAGCGGAACTTCTTGGTTTGGCTTCGTATACCGGCTACGACTAGGCTAACGACTCTTGACTTATCCTCATTTCGCTGAGTGCCCCCAGTCCAACGCAAACATAAAGGCTGAACATCGCCGTCTAAGGACAACTCATTCGCCAGCTCCTGATCAAGCAAGGTTAGCTCCGAACCGTCGTCGAAAAAGGCATATGTTCTTACCATCCGATTTTTCTCGTAGAGAATCACCGGCAAGTAACGAAACAATACAGTACCCAGGTCGATCCCATGAGTGTTGCACCTACGGGGCTCATGGCTGGTTCCCGGCTGTGGCGACGAAGACCTACCAGTTGAAATTGGCTGCTTCTGATCCAGTACAACGTTTCTTTGTTCATTGTGTAGCAGTGCAGGATGTTTCAGTTCATAACCGTTCTTCCCACATGGCTTTGCTTTACTGCCACCGTTGTTTCGTTGGAGACATCTGCGGCATAGTCCAAACTCTCTGACCGCTGCCCACCGTGAAGCCCGTGAAAGGTCTTGAAAATGCTTGCATTTCTCTACTTCCTTACAACTCCCTTTGCAGATTAGACATACGTTAATGGCAGACGGCTTGATGTATTCGTCGACCTTTGGCGGACTTGATAATGTGAAATCGGGCTGACAATCGGAGTGAACATTCATGAAGGCATTTCCCTTCCTTGCTCCTCGTGGTTCGTTTCTAAGCAATTTAGATTCCTGCACAATTAACGGGATCGTCACAGCACTGGCCGCTTCGGCGAGAGAATACACCCAGTTTCCGAACGTCGAAAGGTTAACAGAAGGAAGGGTTTGTCTATATCGAGCCCAGTCTAATTTTATCGATGGAGAAAGTTTGCACACGAGCTGATGCAGAAGAGAGATGTTGTACAAATACTCCTCCAAACTACAGGTATCAACTATAGCGCAAAAGTTTTGTACGTTGACGGCGAAATCCACTATCGTTTCAAGCTTATCCTCTCTGATCGACGGCAACGAGTTGATCGAAATCAGCGAATGATCAATAGCCTCTGGCTGCCCAAACAGCATTCGTAATGTCGCTATCACCCCGTGCACATTGCATGGATGCATCAGACGACTTTTAACGGCTTCATACGCCTTGCCTTTAAGGCACCTTTGAAGTCGGAGAGTGTTCTCCTCGTCACTGAAACCACACATCGCTGTAGAGTTATTGAAAGTTGACAGGAAAACTGAGGCAAATCCTTCGGCACCGCTTGGCGCGCAGCTATCTGTTCTCGAGTGGGCGGACGGGAATGTTGTGGCAAAGCATGGCTCTGGCGGGTAACATTTTGATTAACCGCGGAAACACTTCGACTTACGGCTGAAACAATGCTGTTTCCCCTTCGTGAAACTGAATGGCCCGGAACGGACGattggccaatagaacagtctAGTTGAGAAATTGGTTGTTTAGAACCCTTGCTACCATCGGGATTATTGACCAGAGAAGCGAAATTAAGACCTTTGACTGATTACGCAGTAGTCGTGAAGCAGCTCCTGCATCCGGGCGCTGTTCTTCCACAGCAAGATTATGCGTTGAATGACGTTGTCGGTTGAAGTTACGTGAACCGGCTACAACCATTTCTCCTTGCTGCTGAACGCGCTTCACTCCCTGGGCCCATTAATCAATTCGACTCATTCCTTCACTTCCCCGATGTGACATCTGCATTAGAATTCTGTACTTCTTGTCAACGTAGGCGCGTTGTCTTTCAGCCTCCTGCTGAGCCAAAACGTGTTCTTCCTCCAGCTTTAGCAGTTCCAGCTTTAGCAGCGATGCATGCGATGACGCATTTGATGACTCGGACAACTTATCATTCCGCTTAAACCGCGAGGCATGCGACGATGCGTGGGAAACCTCTGACAACTCATCTCTCCGTGGTTGCTCTGACTGAGACCTTCCCTTTGGTGGCTTAGAGCCTACTGTATTTGACGACTTCTTTGACGATTGTTCCGTGCGCTCGTCCACCCGTTCTCCTGTTGCAGGAATCTTATCGGGGGTAGAACGTGTTTGCTGATACGCATTTAGGGCAGCTCCAGTCTTGTTGTTCGACCTCCTTGTTGACTCCTACACAGGCAAAATGATGCCACTTATCGCAGTCGTCGCATTGCACCATCTCATCACAATCCGGACCACCACGCGTTTTACACGCTCTTCCCGGTAAGGTTTCATCCGGTTGTTGCTCTTCCGTGACCACCACTGACACACCACTTGTACCACGCTCACCTTGGTTTGTCTTACCAACATCAACACTGGCCTTTGGTTTTGGCCGCGTATTTTTGCTCCGACCCGACATAACTCGAGAATCGCTCGAGATAAACGAAATTTGTAAACTGTTGCGCACCAACAAAACGAAGAAAGAAAACCGAATTTGTGAATCCAATATTTATTATTAGGAGGATTACAAATTTCCTACAGTATAATATGAGTTAGTTTTATATGCAGGAATAATTCCGTTAAACTTACGTTTACTGTTTATCCTACACCGACGGTAATCCGGTACCTGACGGTAGATCTTCCTCTCCTTCCTGTGATGCCTGAAGTTGGGCAATTAATGTATATTTGCTACAATATCACTGTCCTATTTTTAGATAATAATGTCTTCCGACTTACCAACTAATATCCAATGCTAATTAATGATCCACTTTGTAATGTTTCGCAAACATGGATTCTGGATATCGGTGCTTGGAATAACTTGCTAATAGGAATTAGGTTTAGTTTTAGGTTTAAATTTATGCATTACGTATGTATATCAGTGCTTACCGTTATAGATGCTTTAGGTAACTTAGTTTAGTTTTAGTTTAGTATATATCTTTTAATTCAATATGAATTCACTAGGTTTAAGAATACTCGgtagaaaataactattttttactCACACGCGgagatgccagatacttttttcaaatgtctgcaaaaataattttaaaagtctgggaagaacaaaaa carries:
- the LOC131689646 gene encoding ubiquitin-protein ligase E3B, whose protein sequence is MFGRTETKKDSFLEQTKAAREERANERAIEEKKDKSIVLLQKNIRGWLARTKFRRLILNEFDKLLPPGTNPAKDIELKPCMQIYRAASHFLLQWNSSSLAKADNLQRLERLCRYLIASLESDSPKTSYVGVALNKEYSLAWIRHIKKLLYRCCLAVEQLRPECHSDSISLALYLHTLVAFTSINSWVLLRNKSLAGLKPGMLQLCSNIMGDLVQKGFYLNLRNVLVRGTCRTVITLKPISLTAIMTLAVRPLISSNFSENLMSQFLVQVLSVPGIIFQLEQFTQECLTNLQSHHILERSLDLLSTGASMKYVLNTLQNSLLLSLLSNIVHLYYLEPQENACKLAYPTFTFVATKLLNGILTGVGQSGGTCSQWHELLGWFTPGKERLQNENLPLIKKQIHLLWNHRLVKLLLGDNLKELAVGYEAIEYTIPSGNSTGNLLKRALTFERGLAKGPSEKKTSKNYRKIGCTEVSRVALTCAVYQAALSALSQLRLDILSGLCYNDTVLHDLWLLLGSLGPTCGMKGFIELLQVNQVNYEPPLLLLSLFCDCMTHYVTILDDLEMYEQQNPFTLNDYIALSHFLNTFLYRTIQDQIFDIKTVTSAPLFVSTHTLLLCLYRRDCRRPFAPQNHWLIRDIRPSHFLTDLEKGKKHTQILLQKMPHIIPHEDRVQLFRKFVQNEKAVLGLTESACASPSSALVTVHRDRIVEDGYRQLAALPPHALKGVIRVRFVNQQGLDEAGIDQDGVFKEFLEETIKRVFDPSLNLFKTTTEQRLYPSPTSHMQENHLQLFEFVGRMLGKAVYEGIVVDVPFASFFLSQVLGQTQQALYSCMDELPSLDEELYRNLTFIKHDKSDVADLELTFSVDEDMMGRIVTHELYPGGKARGVNNDNKINYIHYMAYFRMHTQIRDQTAAFIRGFRCIVNPDWLALFSTPELQRLISGDTAPLDLKDLRKHTQYYGGFHDGHRVVGWLWDILAKDFTEDEKKLFLKFVTSCSKPPLLGFAHLEPPFSIRCVEVGDDEDIGDTVGSVIRGFFTIRKKDPLNRLPTSSTCFNLLKLPNYQKKSMLRDKLRYAISSNTGFELS